The sequence below is a genomic window from Wyeomyia smithii strain HCP4-BCI-WySm-NY-G18 chromosome 1, ASM2978416v1, whole genome shotgun sequence.
AAATTACATCACTTAACTACTAATATTTAAGAATTTTATGTACAATAAAATTTTAACTATGTATTGTAATGTTTTTGAACTGGAAACAAGTGGAGTATAGATTCGGATTACACTTCGGTATCATTTAGTTTtccgatattttttaaatttttttgctgcACCCACAACATGCACCGTTCTTAACAATTCTGGTTGTGATTCTGAGCCATCGTTTCTCTCTCGTACATTTTTTCTCCTTAAAACTCTTCTACGAACTAGACTTCCCGGTACCGCAAATCCGGCTAGATCAGTTTGGGAGGTTTCCCTGGATTTTATTCTCTTGGAGAAACTTTTTTCCGTTACAAGCTTATTCAAAAGCCGAGTAATTTTTGCCATCTCCATCTTGAGCTCTTGGAATTTCACTTCTGTTTCCAGCGTCTCATTCGCTACTGGTGTCATTTCGAATCTTCGGCTGTCCACGATTTCTTTCACTATAATGCTCTGGTCAGCGATTCGCAGTGCTTCGTCCATAATGTGTTCATCGAGCGTCGAAAACAAGGGAAATTTCAAAAGCTTTAGGTTTACGTAGTATCCCTCGGTTCCTCGTACAAACCACCGGCAGGGCAGATTCGGAACTACCACCCACTCACCCTTGGGAAGTTTACTGAAGCCACCTTCTGGTTTGGCAATGCGCTGCACTACAATCTTCCGGAATTCCTTCGGTTTCACTGCTATCACGTACGAGTGGTTTTCAAAAAAAGGGCTTGGAAACCACTTCCGGATGAAATCGAACGGTAGGTTTCGCAAGCCACGTTCGTACCGTTCGAGAATCAAAACTTTCTTGCTGATGCTGATCAGTTCAGATTCCTGTTTGATGGCGGTGATGTCGCTGACGGCCAAGCCGTTTATCAGGTTGAGAATAACTATCGGTGCGAAGAAGATGAACAGTACAAAAAGAAACATTTTACCTCCGCTGAAGTCTACGGCAGCCGCTTCGTATTCGCCGGTGGTCATGACCAGCGTTTTCAGGGCCGCGCTTGAGAACGTTTTGAATTGATTGAAACTGTTATCGTCATCGGATGCATTGGCCTTAGTCGGGCCTGCGAATGTTTGATCGTTATACGAGAGAAAGAAGCTCAATGTAAAGGCAGCTAGTAGTGGGATGAAAAGAAGAAAACTTTTTAGGAAGTTAACTGACACGGTCTTGAACATGTACATGTAGGTCGACAGGCTGTTGAAGGGAAGAGATCCAATGAGAACGGTGAGCTGCATGGCAAATGCAACGATGGTTAGGGACGATAGAATTGAGTTACAGCCTTCGGAGAGAACGATGAGCATTGATATAATAGTGGCCATATCTAAAAAATTTTCCAAAGAGGAAAAATAGTTGAGACCGAGAAACATGGCTTGTAGAATTTCGCGAACTATCATGTAAATTGCACCAATAAGGGTGAAAATGGTTAGAAGAATCGAGTAATCGCCGCCATTGCAGGCGTCCAGGGAGTGTAAGCTGAAACTACATACGGTGAGTAGCGTACAGAGCAGATTGAGGTAACTCCATTTGGTCAGTCTGAGCCATTTCACTACGATGAAAGAGTAGATAACGGGATGAATAAGTAAGGGCTTGAGATCTTTTGATTTAGCGATGATTTTGATTGGATCCATCTCAGTAACGAATGTAGGTTCCTGTTTTTGCATCATGTTTGATACAGAAGCTTTTTCCACGATTCGCCACAAGTTTGGCTTATTGCGATCCTTAGGGTTATTGTTTTTATCGGTTCGTTTCTTAAAGATGTACGGATCGAAACCGTTCAAATTAAATCGGATCTCGTTTCGATCGTAGTACGATCGTTTAACGTCAATTGTTACACACTGGTCAAAATACATTTTCCAAAAATCGTAGCGTGCATAATGTAGGGGCGTCAGACCGTCCTTGTTGCGAGCGCCTAGAAAGGCGTACTTTTGCTGCAATAACTCTAGAGCAATATCGGTGAAACCGAACTTCAAGGCACTATGAAGGCCGGTGTTACCATTGTTGTCGGTTCGAGTGAGGTGAATTTTTTGGTCCCTAGAAAGTAGGTCAGCACACTGCAGCACTCTTGCTCTCTCTTCATAACGATTGCGTAGTTCGTTTGCTCGATTCAAAGTGATAACTAGAAGCGGATCATCGTTGATAAGAAGTCTGTCGGTTATGTTGCTTAACAGAAGGCTCAATGTGTTAACATTCCCTTTTTCGCAGGCTTTTTTCAACAGACCTTTCAACTCAATTCGATATTGCAGTTGAGATCCCTTAACGTCTTCCTCATCGTTATCAGGAAAGCAAACTCTAGTTCGAGGGTTTTTAGCTGGCTTCACTATTTGGAAAATCTTCTTTCCCGCATATTCCACCATCTTTTTAACGCTTTTCTCCAAATCAAGTTCAACTGCGATATGTAACAGATACTTTATAATGTTGGAAACATCCTCTGCTCGAATGTCTAGTCTCTCCAATTGCTGGGCGAAGTTATCTTCCTCTCCAAAACGCAAATAAATTTCTAACAGTTCTATAGTCACACATTCCGGCACCGCGTTTAGGTAGAAGCAGACGACTCGTTTTTTCAACTCGTTGGTTTTACTAATCACAATGGCACTGTTGAAATGTTCCACGCACTCCTTCAGAAATCGTTTGTTCTCTTCCGACTTGTTCCGCAACAGGAGCTCAAATGGCAACAGTAGTCGATCACTGCAGATGTTGAAGTCGGCCTTTTTCTTCAGTAGCATCAATATGACCTTCCGGATGTCTTGGGCTTGTGGAGCTATTGCCCTAGCCTGTGATGATCTTTTCTTGAGTTTAGGGCTGTTCATGAGGGCGTCATACTGCTCACACAACAGGAAGAGAGCTGTCTTACGCTGTTTATTCCGGCAGTTTACGATTAAGTCTGGCTGCTCTAGCAGCCATTCGATGAACTTGACGTTCAACTGTTCAACGG
It includes:
- the LOC129716824 gene encoding uncharacterized protein LOC129716824, with protein sequence MNHTEPGIPTANAEATFLVMNETRSSKRLARKELQLSIHECFQQALDGSIDNGLEKFRSVLEDPRIEVLRNLIEEMKYWDTQTTIPEPKTFLFNSKLQSILDKMLQDTIRYQPFLEQFINRFDCANERVHPNLNVPLHYAVEQLNVKFIEWLLEQPDLIVNCRNKQRKTALFLLCEQYDALMNSPKLKKRSSQARAIAPQAQDIRKVILMLLKKKADFNICSDRLLLPFELLLRNKSEENKRFLKECVEHFNSAIVISKTNELKKRVVCFYLNAVPECVTIELLEIYLRFGEEDNFAQQLERLDIRAEDVSNIIKYLLHIAVELDLEKSVKKMVEYAGKKIFQIVKPAKNPRTRVCFPDNDEEDVKGSQLQYRIELKGLLKKACEKGNVNTLSLLLSNITDRLLINDDPLLVITLNRANELRNRYEERARVLQCADLLSRDQKIHLTRTDNNGNTGLHSALKFGFTDIALELLQQKYAFLGARNKDGLTPLHYARYDFWKMYFDQCVTIDVKRSYYDRNEIRFNLNGFDPYIFKKRTDKNNNPKDRNKPNLWRIVEKASVSNMMQKQEPTFVTEMDPIKIIAKSKDLKPLLIHPVIYSFIVVKWLRLTKWSYLNLLCTLLTVCSFSLHSLDACNGGDYSILLTIFTLIGAIYMIVREILQAMFLGLNYFSSLENFLDMATIISMLIVLSEGCNSILSSLTIVAFAMQLTVLIGSLPFNSLSTYMYMFKTVSVNFLKSFLLFIPLLAAFTLSFFLSYNDQTFAGPTKANASDDDNSFNQFKTFSSAALKTLVMTTGEYEAAAVDFSGGKMFLFVLFIFFAPIVILNLINGLAVSDITAIKQESELISISKKVLILERYERGLRNLPFDFIRKWFPSPFFENHSYVIAVKPKEFRKIVVQRIAKPEGGFSKLPKGEWVVVPNLPCRWFVRGTEGYYVNLKLLKFPLFSTLDEHIMDEALRIADQSIIVKEIVDSRRFEMTPVANETLETEVKFQELKMEMAKITRLLNKLVTEKSFSKRIKSRETSQTDLAGFAVPGSLVRRRVLRRKNVRERNDGSESQPELLRTVHVVGAAKKFKKYRKTK